Proteins from one Amycolatopsis benzoatilytica AK 16/65 genomic window:
- a CDS encoding response regulator transcription factor, translated as MVLLAEDDPAIAEPLSRALQREGYEIEVVTDGPAVLDATAAHRVDLLVLDLGLPGMDGLEVCRRLRASGTELPVLMLTARTDEVDFVVGLDAGADDYVAKPFRLAELLARIRALLRRRVPEVLEAGGVRMDLGARLVTVESQEVQLANKEFELLRVLMSRAGQVVSRDEILAEVWNDLESKTSKTLDMHMSWLRRKLAVAADETTGRPQAKPGHSDAERRIATVRGVGFRFNVE; from the coding sequence ATGGTCCTACTTGCCGAAGACGATCCGGCCATCGCCGAGCCGCTGTCTCGCGCGCTGCAGCGCGAGGGGTACGAGATCGAGGTCGTCACCGACGGCCCGGCCGTCCTCGACGCGACCGCCGCGCACCGGGTCGACCTGCTCGTGCTGGATCTCGGCCTGCCCGGGATGGACGGGCTGGAGGTGTGCAGACGGCTGCGTGCCAGCGGAACCGAGCTGCCGGTGCTGATGCTCACCGCGCGCACCGACGAGGTCGATTTCGTCGTCGGCCTGGACGCTGGCGCCGACGACTACGTCGCCAAGCCGTTCCGGCTCGCCGAACTGCTCGCCCGGATTCGCGCGCTGCTGCGCCGCCGGGTGCCCGAGGTGCTGGAGGCCGGCGGCGTCCGGATGGACCTCGGCGCGCGGCTGGTGACCGTGGAGTCGCAGGAGGTGCAGCTGGCGAACAAGGAGTTCGAGCTGCTGCGCGTGCTGATGAGCCGGGCCGGCCAGGTGGTCAGCCGGGACGAGATTCTCGCCGAGGTGTGGAACGACCTGGAGTCGAAGACCTCGAAGACGCTCGACATGCACATGTCCTGGCTGCGCCGCAAGCTCGCGGTCGCCGCCGACGAGACCACCGGCCGGCCGCAGGCGAAGCCCGGCCATTCCGACGCGGAACGGCGCATCGCGACCGTGCGCGGCGTCGGGTTCCGGTTCAACGTCGAGTAG
- a CDS encoding PH domain-containing protein — protein MAYPDDLLSQNERVVVHSHPHFKMLIFPFLAFLITVGAAVWLLLLSKDLSSPMNNIAMIAIAVVALVLVVWLFLAPLVRWRTTHFIVTTDRLIAREGVLKRTGIDIPLSRINSVQFEHGLLDRIFGCGTLIIESASDEPLRFDDIPHVEHVHTVIYREVNDNPYDDYHGAPGPQDTEPLPPRGREPRGRRR, from the coding sequence GTGGCCTATCCGGACGATTTGCTCAGCCAGAACGAACGCGTGGTGGTGCACAGCCACCCGCATTTCAAGATGCTGATCTTCCCGTTCCTGGCATTCCTGATCACCGTCGGCGCGGCGGTGTGGCTGCTGCTGCTCAGCAAGGACCTCAGCTCGCCGATGAACAACATCGCGATGATCGCCATCGCGGTGGTGGCGCTGGTGCTCGTGGTGTGGCTGTTCCTGGCGCCGCTGGTGCGCTGGCGCACCACGCACTTCATCGTGACCACCGACCGGCTGATCGCCCGCGAAGGCGTGCTCAAGCGCACCGGCATCGACATCCCGCTGTCCCGGATCAACAGCGTCCAGTTCGAGCACGGCCTGCTCGACCGGATCTTCGGCTGCGGCACGCTGATCATCGAATCGGCCTCGGACGAGCCGCTGCGCTTCGATGACATTCCCCACGTTGAGCACGTGCACACGGTCATTTACCGCGAAGTGAACGACAATCCCTACGACGACTACCACGGCGCGCCCGGCCCGCAGGACACCGAACCTCTGCCCCCGCGCGGCCGGGAACCGCGCGGAAGGAGACGCTGA
- a CDS encoding hydroxymethylglutaryl-CoA lyase has protein sequence MGAREVGLPERVPAAGLPPRVEIWEVGPRDGLQNEKSVVPVEVKLEFLDRLAGAGLTTLEATSFVHPKWVPQLADAEQLLAGLNRREGVRYPVLVPNDRGLDRALDAGVDHIAIFASATETFAQRNLNSTFDDQFAMFEPVVTRARKEGLEVRGYLSMCFGDPWEGVVPAEQVVRAGKRLLDFGCSQLSLGDTIGVATTNQVTRLIQAFGDAGDTSMLAVHFHDTYGQALANTEAALRAGVSTVDSSAGGLGGCPYAESATGNLATEDLVWLLEGLGVEHGVDLGKLVETSVWMAGQLGRPSPSRVVNALAG, from the coding sequence GTGGGTGCTCGAGAGGTCGGCCTGCCGGAACGGGTGCCCGCGGCCGGATTGCCGCCGCGCGTCGAGATCTGGGAGGTCGGTCCGCGCGACGGGCTGCAGAACGAGAAATCCGTCGTGCCGGTCGAGGTCAAGCTCGAGTTCCTGGACCGGCTCGCCGGCGCCGGGCTGACCACTCTCGAAGCGACCAGCTTCGTGCACCCGAAGTGGGTGCCCCAGCTGGCCGACGCCGAACAGCTGCTCGCCGGGCTGAACCGTCGCGAAGGCGTCCGCTACCCGGTGCTCGTCCCGAACGACCGGGGCCTCGACCGCGCGCTCGACGCGGGCGTCGACCACATCGCGATCTTCGCCAGCGCCACCGAGACCTTCGCCCAGCGCAACCTGAACTCGACCTTCGACGACCAGTTCGCCATGTTCGAACCGGTCGTCACCCGAGCCCGCAAGGAGGGCCTGGAGGTGCGCGGCTACCTGTCGATGTGCTTCGGCGACCCGTGGGAAGGCGTGGTCCCGGCCGAGCAGGTCGTGCGCGCGGGCAAGCGGCTGCTCGACTTCGGCTGCTCGCAGCTGTCGCTCGGCGACACCATCGGCGTGGCGACCACGAACCAGGTCACCCGGCTGATCCAGGCGTTCGGCGACGCCGGTGACACTTCAATGCTCGCCGTGCACTTCCACGACACCTACGGCCAGGCGCTGGCCAACACCGAGGCCGCGCTGCGCGCTGGCGTGTCCACTGTGGACTCGTCGGCGGGCGGGCTCGGCGGCTGTCCGTACGCCGAGTCGGCGACCGGCAACCTGGCCACCGAAGACCTGGTCTGGCTGCTCGAAGGGCTGGGCGTGGAGCACGGCGTCGATCTGGGCAAGCTGGTGGAGACCAGCGTCTGGATGGCCGGGCAGCTGGGCCGCCCGTCGCCGTCGCGGGTCGTGAACGCGCTTGCCGGCTGA
- a CDS encoding TNT domain-containing protein, translating to MSDLPKPAGSDAVTGPVRVPAQYGGLLDRGFDEVPTPPAGTGVLPGQGRPALGTPRADRESVLALFAVHMFPLGHLPVAANRPERQLPPPAGAVAEGVRRPPFDHPESALLDDTAVLGYVKQGFRRSPSPPVDPEPPRAVADGYATPEGTDWERRFVVGAEYVWPSAGEFPEGGVEEPNPVVLPEGTLLDRFGTEHGRIFAPDGTPFAERALPPAALRSGYRRYRVLKPMPVWQSTSAGWFDGPGGGIRFRALLSSDELVTLGFLADITREAR from the coding sequence GTGTCCGACCTGCCCAAGCCAGCCGGCTCCGACGCGGTCACCGGTCCGGTCCGCGTGCCCGCGCAGTACGGCGGGCTGCTGGATCGCGGGTTCGACGAGGTGCCCACCCCGCCCGCGGGCACCGGCGTCCTGCCCGGACAAGGCCGACCCGCGCTCGGCACTCCCCGCGCGGACCGGGAAAGCGTGCTGGCGCTGTTCGCGGTGCACATGTTCCCGCTCGGCCACCTTCCGGTCGCCGCGAACCGGCCGGAACGGCAGCTGCCGCCGCCCGCCGGCGCGGTCGCGGAAGGCGTGCGCCGCCCGCCGTTCGACCATCCGGAATCGGCGCTGCTGGACGACACCGCGGTGCTCGGCTACGTCAAACAAGGTTTCCGGCGTTCGCCCTCCCCGCCGGTAGACCCGGAACCACCGCGGGCGGTCGCCGACGGCTATGCGACACCGGAAGGAACCGACTGGGAACGCCGGTTCGTCGTCGGCGCCGAATACGTGTGGCCCTCCGCCGGGGAATTCCCGGAAGGCGGCGTCGAGGAACCGAATCCGGTGGTGCTGCCGGAAGGCACGCTGCTGGACCGGTTCGGCACCGAACACGGCCGGATCTTCGCGCCGGACGGCACGCCGTTCGCGGAACGCGCGCTGCCGCCTGCCGCGCTGCGGTCGGGCTACCGGCGGTACCGGGTGCTGAAGCCGATGCCGGTGTGGCAGTCGACGTCGGCCGGGTGGTTCGACGGGCCCGGCGGAGGAATCCGGTTCCGCGCACTGCTTTCTTCGGACGAACTGGTCACGCTGGGCTTCCTGGCGGACATCACGCGGGAGGCGCGATGA
- the hisN gene encoding histidinol-phosphatase: MTVPAYSDDLSLATRLADAADALTTVRFRALDLAVSAKPDRTPVTDADTAVEDAIREILSAERPADAVAGEERGGTAGGEGRAWVIDPIDGTKNFLRGVPVWATLIALVEDGTPVVGMISAPLLGRRWWAARGEGAHLRDSAGQRQLSVSKVAALSDAYLSTTDLNSWTEYHSREKYLALTEACWESRAFGDFWSHCLVAEGAMDVAAEPVVNPWDVAAAQVIVTEAGGRFTDLSGAGTYEGGSALSTNGLLHDAALDLLRR, translated from the coding sequence GTGACCGTGCCTGCCTACTCGGATGACCTTTCCCTCGCCACCCGGCTGGCGGACGCCGCCGACGCGCTGACCACCGTCCGCTTTCGGGCGCTCGACCTCGCCGTCTCCGCCAAACCGGACCGCACGCCGGTGACCGACGCCGACACCGCGGTCGAGGACGCGATCCGCGAAATCCTCTCCGCCGAGCGGCCGGCCGACGCCGTCGCCGGCGAAGAACGCGGCGGCACCGCCGGCGGCGAAGGCCGGGCGTGGGTGATCGACCCGATCGACGGAACAAAGAACTTCCTGCGCGGCGTCCCGGTGTGGGCCACGCTGATCGCGCTGGTCGAGGACGGCACGCCGGTGGTCGGCATGATCAGCGCGCCGCTGCTCGGCCGCCGGTGGTGGGCCGCCCGAGGCGAGGGCGCGCACCTGCGCGATTCAGCGGGCCAGCGGCAGCTGTCGGTGTCGAAGGTGGCCGCGCTGTCCGACGCCTATCTGTCCACGACGGACTTGAACAGCTGGACCGAGTACCACTCGCGGGAGAAGTACCTCGCGCTTACCGAGGCGTGCTGGGAGTCCCGCGCGTTCGGCGACTTCTGGAGCCACTGTCTGGTCGCCGAGGGCGCGATGGACGTCGCCGCCGAGCCCGTCGTGAACCCGTGGGACGTCGCCGCCGCGCAGGTGATCGTGACCGAGGCGGGCGGCCGGTTCACCGATCTCTCCGGAGCCGGGACCTACGAAGGCGGTTCGGCGCTGTCGACGAACGGCCTGCTGCACGACGCGGCGCTGGACCTCCTCCGCCGCTAG
- a CDS encoding GNAT family N-acetyltransferase: MPAEFVPLGADTWPLFEQLFGPGGVQGGCWCSFFRLSGPDYKAAGRDGRKEHVRAEARAGKPLGLLAIVDGEPLGWVAVSPRADNARTARSRVMASDEPGAVWSVTCFYLDRRARRQGLATALLAAAVDYAAELGAESVEGYPVSGGNRAAADLYHGTVRMFLDAGFDLVEERGTARALVRRRIPLAR, translated from the coding sequence TTGCCGGCTGAGTTCGTACCGCTCGGCGCGGACACCTGGCCGCTGTTCGAGCAGCTCTTCGGCCCCGGCGGGGTGCAGGGCGGCTGCTGGTGCTCGTTCTTCCGGCTTAGCGGGCCGGACTACAAGGCGGCCGGCCGCGACGGGCGGAAAGAACACGTCCGCGCCGAAGCTCGCGCTGGGAAACCGTTGGGGCTGCTGGCGATCGTCGACGGCGAGCCGCTGGGCTGGGTGGCTGTGTCGCCGCGCGCGGACAACGCACGCACGGCCCGGTCGCGCGTGATGGCGTCCGACGAACCGGGTGCGGTCTGGTCGGTCACCTGCTTCTACCTCGATCGGCGCGCCCGCCGGCAAGGGCTGGCGACCGCGTTGCTGGCGGCAGCGGTGGACTATGCCGCCGAGCTGGGTGCGGAATCCGTTGAGGGCTATCCCGTCTCCGGCGGAAACCGTGCGGCGGCTGATCTTTACCACGGCACCGTCCGGATGTTCCTGGACGCGGGATTCGATCTGGTCGAGGAGCGCGGCACGGCCCGCGCGTTGGTGCGGCGGCGCATCCCGCTCGCCCGATAA